TCATCGCGCAGTATCACCTCCACCATGTATTTGAAAGCGATCTTTATTTTCTTGAGCGGAGAGCTGGTTACGGCAACTGCCTGCATTAATGACTGCTGCTGGCTGGACAGGTAATAATGCAGGCAGCGCATGAACAGGCGATGTTTATCTCCGAATGAATTGTACAAACTGGAACGACTTAAACCTGTTGCCTTCGTAAGATCATCCATTGAGGTGCCGTTATATCCTTTATGCCAGAATAACGCCGTCGCTCTTTGTAAAACTGTCTCTTCATTGAATAATACTTCTTTAGGCATTGCTGTTCATTTTAAATGGAATATTCGTTCCAAATGTAAGCAAAAAATCATAATGTGCTCATACCACCATCGGCGATCAGTTCTGACCCCAGCAGGAAAGTTGAATCATCTGACGCCAGGAAGAGCGCTACCTTCGCAATTTCTTCCGGTGTACCGAAACGACCAATAGGTATGCTGGACTGTATATGGCTGGCGGTTGCGGAAAGCTGATCTGCTGCCAGGCCAAGTTTACCATACAGCGGTGTGCTAACCGGACCAGGACTGACTGCATTCACACGGATCTTACGGCCGATCAGTTCTGCGGATAAGTTTCTGATCAGTGTCAGCTGCGCTGCTTTAGTGGCGGCATAAACAGATGCATTCGCCATACCGATGTGCGCGTTGATAGAAGTATTCAATACGATAGCACCGCCATCATGCAGGATAGGCAGTAACTGCTGAATAGTAAAGAAGGAACCTTTTACGTTGATATTAAACTGCTCGTCAAAGAATGCCTCAGTCGTCGCCTCAATAGGAGAGAACTTCGCTACACCTGCATTCAGGAACAGAATGTCAATGACCGGATGTATCGCAGCCACCTGTGCCTGTAACTGCATAATGTCTTTCATACTACCTGTGTCAGATGCAATGCCGCTGGCCGATGTGCCCAGTTCCGCTACTGCCTTGTCTATAGATTCCTGATTACGGCCGGTAATGATCACTTTTGCGCCTTCAGCAATAAATAACTGCGCTGTCGCAAATCCGATACCGCTGTTACCACCGGTAATGAGGGCTACTTTATTTTCTAACCTGTTCATAAAATTGATTTTAATCGTGATGTACTGTTTTATTATTAAGATTGATCTGTGTTGTTTGGAACGATCGTTCCGGATGTAAAATTAGTAATGTGGAATGAATGTTCCAAATAAACTTTTAAGCACCGGTAAGATCAGCAGGGAAGTGATGATGTATAAGTGTTTTTTATATAGTGTTAAGAAAGGACCGGACTACATAGCATCTTTTGTCCTTTTTATCAGTATACAGATCCATGGCTGTTCCTCAATGATCGGTATATTTTTCTGTTTACCATAGCGTGGGCAGGATAATGTTCGATTGCGACTATTAAATGCATAAAAATGCCATCGCATACCCGGTATCCGGGCCTGCCGGGATGGCTTACATAAGGTTGGACAGGAGGGAATAAAAAGCAGCAGCGCCTATCAGAAATGGCCTGTTTTTTCGTTAGATTTGTAGTAACCTGATTTCCGATGTCCCAATCCGCCACTCGCCGACCCGCAACTGTTGAGGAGCAATCGCCTATTCCTGTACTTGAAACAGACGTAGTATTTGCTGACCTCCTGATATGTATCTCTTTTGCGACGCTGTCGCTCGCCACAGCAATACTGCTGCTGTTTAATATGTCCGCCGCTGCATGGGGCGGTCAGCTGACATTAGCGTTCTTCTTCATAGCCATCGCTATGTGGGCCGCCTGGTCTTCAGAGACCTACCATCTGTACACGGACAAACTGCTCATCAAAAAGCCGCTGACATACCTGTCGTCCACAACAACGGTCATTCCGTTATCCTCCATGAAAGAAGTGACAATTAAAACTGTAAAATACCGGCACAGAAGAACGTATCTGACCATAAAGACCCGTAGCCGTACCTATCAGTATACGGTCAGCAGGGATATGGAATTTATAGACACCTTTATTGCCGAATTACAGCAACGGGGCGTTAACGCACATAAAGGCAGTTATACCTGATCAGGCATCCTCTCCGGGGTGATCCTGGAACTCTGTAAAATCTTCTATTGCCCCCTTCGTTAGCTCATCCAGCTCCGGATGTTGTAATAAGGCATGCATCTTTTCTGTCAGCATTTTATGCTCCAGGTAATCCTGGTCCGCGTTCGTCAGCCGGTTCAGCATCCAAACCGTCAGTGGCGTAGGGCGCCTGTCCAGCGATGCGATCAATGCATCATGATAATACTCATGGAATGACTCCAGCGTGTGCACCAGTGGACCAGGTGATCCATAATCAATATGCGGATATTTCTCTATCAGCCGGAATATAGGTTCTATTGCTTTCTCCTTGTCGGCATTCTGTTTCAGTGCCTCCATCAGGTCATAGAAGTAGGAGACGTTATCATCATCGGAGCGTTCTGCTGGTTGAAAGGCCTGCAAGGCCTGTATGATCTCATCAGTAGTCATCATGGAATTGTTAAGGGTTTGAAACGTTAATTATCTCAGCAGTGGCGTATAACAGGGTTAATAACTTAAAAATAGGGAAATTTACTGAATAAGCATTGCAACCGACAGGTGCCCGGTACACCGTACCTAACTTGTATTTACATATTATTAATCTGTGTTGTATCATTGGATATTCGCACTGAAATAGCTATTTTCATACTTTTTCCCCTACTGCACACTTAACTGACAGCAAATGCAAAATTATGTAGTGCTTCCTACAGCGGAAGCCGAAGCACAAAAAGTTTTTCAGGATCTGCTGGACCAACCTGACCAGGTCTTACTATTAATATTGGGGGACGACGATGTAGCTGCTGAAGCAAATGATACTGCTAACTTTATCAGGTCAAAGACCGGCAAAACAGGCATGGGTATGTATGATATGGTCATCTTCGTCCGGGTGACCATCCCGGCGGTCCTCCTGCCCATGTTAAAGAAAATGGAATGGCACCCCCGCGTGAAGCCTTCCGATTATGATAGCTTCGTATTGCTCTCCATCTCCCCATTCAGGAATGTTGTATCAGAAGGTGTGACCAGACCCCGTTTTATGAAGGGAAGAGGAAGTATGCACACTGCCGTCATGACGGCTTACGCTAACGGTTGAGTTCCTGTTTTACCTTAATGAAAATCCCATATGCGACTTTTTACATTGCCATGTGCTATCCTGTTTCCTTTGTTATTTGGCAGCAGCGTCTACGCGCAGTCTGTCATCTCTGTTGTGGAAACTGATCAGAATAATCGTACCTACAGTAATAAAAATAACGCCGACATCAACAGCCGGCTGACCATTCAGTTTAACCGTTCCACTTTTATCCGGAAGGTCAACACCGCTGGTATCGGTAGCCCGCTGCCATCCGATGCGGTGAACATGATCAATGTCCTGTATGAAGCCTCCCGTAAAGTTGACGGATGGGCCAGGGGAATGGAAGAAGCCGTGCGTCAGCATGTGCGCGGCGATAAGAACAGTCTGCCGGCATTCGTCGAACGTACCTCCGCCATCGCACAGGAGATCATAACGGTATTCGACAAAGATCCTGCTACACGCGATTACTTCGAATCCTATGAAGACGTCACCGATATCTGGGGAGGTATTACCTACGCGCTCAGCAAACGGCTGGCTGACCTGGAGCAACAGCTCACAGATGGCGCCACCTATAATGACGTCCGGATCCAGATCGGCGCTTGGCTGATGCACAATAATCAGCCGTCTCCTTTGCATTTTAACGGGCTGGATGATAATCCGCAGGGTGAATACTACGAAGTGGAACGCTGGAAGTTTACGCTCACCGATGCACAGTTGTCCCAGCTGGAAGATATCCAGCAATCTGTACGGAGTAGCCAGCAGCGTGAAATGAACGTAAACGAGATACTGAGAGGAGAATATGTCCGCCAGTTCACCGATATCCTCCAGCAAAGACTGAAAGCTGATTATGAAGACTTCCGTAAGGAAGCGGCAAAGGTATTGACCACCCTGAAGGACCAGCAGGTCATGTACGATATCAGACAGGTACTCGCACAGGGGGACCTGCTCAAAACACGCCTGAATGAGCGGGTAAAATACTATCAGACGCTGGGCAGCGCCAACACAACAGCCAGTGCCGGATTTCTGTCCACGTTGCAATCCGACATCATCCTGCTGAATAGTGAGTTCAATAAAATGAAGGTGTTACTGACCGCTCTCAAAACCGACATCCCGGCTGCATCAGCAGAAGTGCAGACACAGGCAGCTAACCTGTTGGCCATCGCTTCCGGTAAGATCACATCGCTGGCAGATATGATCATTCCTGATGACCTGCTGCAATTCGGTAAGGAAGAAAGAAGGCTGGCAGAGCTGGCGCTTCGTTTTTCTGATAAAGTTTTTTCATTGGCACTGGGTAGTATCCCGTCTGAAGCAACCACCGATCTGCTCTATGCCGGTTACCGCGAATCAGGTGACCGTGTGGTCATTAAGATGCAGGTGACCAATATCAGTTCAAAGCGGAACCTGATGGAGGAAACCCATAGTCTCACTTTATACCGTATTCTTGCGCATATAGAGGCCACTGTAGGGGTTATTTTTGCCCACCCGCTCATCACTACCAACATTCAGAAGGACGTCCAGATGGCGCCTTATTACAATGTGCTGTTCAAAGGTATATTTGGGACGAGCCAGCACTGGAAACGGAATTCCTCCCTGCCTAATAACCTGCTGGACCTGAACTTTGGTTTACATGTCTCATCTCCCGACTTTGACAAGGATGATGTACCCGAACTGGGACTGGGTATTGTAGCGTCTACCCTACATGATTACCTGCAGGTAGGATGGGCTTATAACCTGTTTTACGGTGCTAACTATGTTTTTGTCGGGTTTAGATTGCCGATACCGACGATGAGCCTGGGGAAGAAAGAAAATTAGGGATGGGGGAATCAGGAATGAGAAATTGCCTGTTTTTACAACCTTTCGCATAAAACATTGTTGACTATTTATGTGAAAGGGCAATTGATAGCCCGGTTGTCTACATCAATTCAAACCAACCAGTTCCTGTGTCTTAATTCCTGATTATTTTCTGGCATGACTAATGCGGACTATTTAACGACACAAGCTTACTTCCATTCAAAATTTCTTCAAAAATGGCAAAACATGGTCCGCTGCTTATACTGGAAGATGATGAAGACGACCGGGAAATATATCAGTCCGTATTAGCATCGCTGGGACTGCGCAACATGGTACTTTTTTTTGATGCTGGTGATGCCTTGCTGAAGTACTTGCAGGAAACGACGGAAAAGCCACTTATTATCATAGCAGATATCAATGTGCCAAGAATGAATGGTCTGGAACTCAGACGCCGGATCGACATGGATGAATCACTGCGTAAGAAAAGTATACCATTTGTATTTCTCACTACCATCGAATCAAAAGAAATTGTAGACGAAGTATATGACCTTACTGTACAGGGCTATTTTATCAAAAGACCTTTGTACGAGGATATAGAAAAGCAGATCCGTATTATATTGGAATACTGGACCAATGCCAGGCATCCGAATGAATAGGTGCGTCCGTATTGTCAACAAGATAACTTTCACACTTCCCGCTGCCAGTTCCACAGAATGATCTACTCATTTTTAGGATAGTATTGTCATGTATTTTCGTATGGATCTCTGGGACTCAATGTTATAGCTAAACGGAGCCATATTGACTGCTACAAAGAAAAGTTAAGATTTCAGCAGGCAATATAAATCGGTTCTAAATTTGCGTTAACGGACTAACATGTTTGAATCATAAACCCTCAGGGCTAAAGAAAACGCCTATGTACGACGCTGCTAATTCTATCAGAAAACCAGCTTACGCCAGCCACGAGATGAAGCTACCCGAAAAGATCAGATACCGGAGACTGGTGTATGAGCCTTTGTTTGCTATGCTCTACTTCATCAGCTTATTACCCACGTGGATGCTGCGTAGTATACAGCATTTAATTTACTGGACTCTCTGCAACATGATGCGCTATCGTTATGATGTCGTTGTGCAGAATCTTTCCCGCTCTTTCCCTAAAAGAAGCTACCGGCACATCCAGGCCATGACACGTGCCTTCTATTGTCACTTCAGTGAATTGCTGGTAGAGACCCTGCAGCTATTGTCCATCACAGAAGAGCAACACCGGAAAAAGGTACATCTGCATAATCCGGAAGTACTGGAACATTGTCACCAGCAGGGGCGGAACATCATCATTGTAATGGGGCATTACGGCAACTGGGAATGCCTGAACATCCTGCCCCGCTATGTTTCTTTTGATGTCTATGCGGTATATAAACCCACACCTTACACGTTCCTGAACAGGGTGTTATACCGTATCCGTTCACGGTTCGGCATCAGGCTGCTGGCTACGAATGAAACTGCCCGTTTTATGCTGTCTAACCGTCATCGTCCGGGTGCATATGTATTTATCGCCGATCAGTCGCCGGTAATAAGGGCGCGTTGTAAAACCGACTTCCTGCATCAGCCTACCGCACTGCCAACGGGCGCCGAGCAGCTGGCACGTTCCACCGATGCAGTCGTGCTATACGCTTCTGTCAGGAAACGCAGCAAAGGTGACGGCTGGAATGTATACTTCTCGCTGATAACAGAGGAAACCGCTGATGTGGAATCATATGACATCACCAGGACCTTTGCCTGGTACCTGGAGCATGATATCTTACATGCACCTGAATACTGGTTATGGACCCACAGACAATGGGAGCGGGAGGAGTGTTAACCTCCCACTACCTCTACCGTGCTTTTTCCATTGGCCATCCGGATCACTTTTATCTGTGCAGGGATACGTTCTGTCATTTCCTGTACGTGAGAGATCACCCCAACTTTACGTCCCTGGTTATGTAAACGTTCCAGGGCATCTACTGCTACATTCAGGGTATCCGGATCGAGTGCGCCGAAACCTTCATCAATGAACAGGGATTCTACCTTCATCTTGCTGGAAGATAAAGAGGCCAGCCCCAGCGCCAGTGCCAGTGATACCAGGAAGGATTCTCCACCGGAAAGTGAGAAGACCGTTCTGAGTTCATCACCCATATCTTTATCCAGTATCTGCAATCCGAGGGTACCAGGTATACGCTGCAGTTTATAGCGGGTGGTCAGCATCGCCAGGTGCATGTTGGCATAGCCCAGCAAAATGTCCAGTGTATATTCCTGGGCTATCTGCCGGAACTTTTTACCATCAGCAGAGCCGATCAGTTCATTCAGTCTGCCCCAGTTTTCGTGTATAGCTGTTTTGGCTTCAATGTTCTTTTGTAAGCCGCCGATGGTATCTTTGTTCTTTTTATCTTCCCAGAGTTTGTAATCAACTTTACTCTTTTCCGCAGAGAGCTGTTCCAGTGTTTGTCTGGCTTCACCGGCAAGCGCGGTCACCTCTTCCAATCCACGTTCACTCGTGCGTTTCTGCAGATGATTGGTGACCTGCAGCTCACGTTCTTCCAACGTGGCTTTCGTCGTAGTGACGGCAGTCCGCAAAGCATTGATCGTTTTTCTTTCGGTGTCTATCCAGGCGGCAGAATAAGCCAGTAAACTGGTCAGGTCTGGTTCTGATAGTTGTACACCATCTGTCGATGCATAGGCATCCAGCCATTCCTTAATGGCTGCACTTATCTGTGCGATATTGTGATGGATATTGTTGATATCGGCGGATGTCTGTTCTCTGGAAACCGTATAACCACGGAGCTCTTCCCGCAGATTATTCAATTCTTTCGCTGCTGCTTGTTGCGTAGCAACCGCATTGTCCATCGCCTGTTTCAGTCGTTGTTCAAACACACTGACAGCAGCGCCGTTCAGTAATCGCTGGCGCTCCTGCGTAAGGGTGTCGAACTGTGTTTGCTGTGTATTGAGATCATGGATCCTTTCATTCAGCTCTGCCGCGATCAGCGGACCTTGTTTACTCATCTCCTGCAACGCTGACTGATGCTCACGCAGTAACTGCGTATTATCCGTGATTGCCTGCACATGCTCTTTCCACTGTACGGCGAAGGCGCGGATACTGTTGTCAAATCCCTGCGGATCCTTTTTCCAGTTGTCTATCCAGGCGGGATTGTTAAAGTGTGGCGCCAGCAGTTCCGTCATGGTGTGCAGACTCTCTGTGATATTAGCCAGTTGCTTTTCAATATGCCGTTGCGCTTCCTCTTTACTGGATTTTTCCCGCTGCCTGTCTTTCAGGCTATCCCCCGTAGCGGTCAGTTTATGCTGTAAGGCATCCAGTTGTATTTTCAGCTGATCGGCTTCTTTCCTTTTTTCTTCATATGCCTGTAGTTGCTGCGTCGTCTGCTGATGTTCATCATGCAGCTCCTGTACGCGGGCAGCCAGCCATGCTTTCCTGCTTTCGGCAGGCAGGGTTTGACTGGCCGTTGCCAGACTAAACGTCATCCATGTTTTTTCCAGGGAAGTGATCTGCTCACTTCTGCGTGCCAGCATACCTTCATACATACTGCCGTCTGTATCCAGTTTCCTGGTGAGCTGTTCCAGAGTGCTGATATCACCCTGTAAGCTATTGTATGTTTGCAGGGCTTTTTTATATTCCTCTTCCAGTCCCAGTAATATGGTGTGTTCTACCGGATTACCTCCTGCAAAGGGATGTGCTGTACTACCGCACACGGGGCAGGGTTCATCCTGTATCAGCTGCGCACGCAACGCTTCAACGTTCTCTGCTATCTGCAGGCGTGCCTGTTGTAATAGTTTGTCAGTGAGGTCTTTTTGTGTCTGCGCAACGATCAGTTGCGCTTTCTTATCTTTAAGCACCGTTGTTTTTTCGAGCAGTTCCTGCTGGCAATTTTCCAGTAGGCGCACCGTATGTTCCTTTTCCTGCAAATTGCTCAGCAGCAGATCCCAGTGCCCTTTTGCCGCCTCGCCTTCCCTGATATGCTGTATCAGCGATGACTGTTGATCCTTTAACGCATCGACGGGCATCTGTCCGATGGCCACGTGCAGGGTATCGAATGCCTTTTGGAGGTCAGACAGCTGTTGTTGTTCATCCAACACTTTTTCCTGCAGGGCCGTGATCTGTTCCTGTGCTTTTTTTATGAAGCTGCTGTTATCCTGTTGTTCCCTTAATGCCTCCTGTTGTCTGGGTAACAGACTGGCAGCATGACTCAGCTGTGTCCTGATCTCAATATCATTCTCTGCGATATCTTTTTTACCGAGGTGATCCCGCTGCCATTGCTGTAATTTTTCAATCGTCGCGGTCACCACCGTGATCTCCTGTTCCTTATTTTCGAACACTTTCAGGTGGTCCTGTTGTTTCTTTTCAGCCACATCAGCTGCCGCCTTTGCAAGGCTCACCCGTTGCGCTTTCTCACCGATCAGCGTGTCGAGGTGACGCGCCCTCTCTATATCTGGTTGAGAGGCAGCAGCAGCCTGTTGTTGTTCCTGTACGGCGGTATCTGCCTCCGATAAAGCCTGCATCGCCTGCTGCTGACGCTCAGTGGTCTGTACGATCCGGTTTGTGATCTCCGCGAGCGCGGCCTCTTTTACTGATAGTTCCCTTTCATAGGATCGTCTGGCTTCTACCGGGCCTCTGGCTGGCTGCACCTGTTCCACCTGGGTGAAGGTGCGGATGCTGTCGGCCGCATTCTCTATCGCTGTGAGGGCTTCTGTATACTTTCCTGCCGCTACATTCCGGTTATCCTGTAGTGTACCCAGCAGCTGATGCCAGTTGATTTCGGCGTTAAGGGTATTGATCGTTTGTTGCTGTGTTGCAATGGAAGCAGTGAGCGTGCTTTGCTGTTCGGTGAAGCTGGTCCTTTCTTCTTCCGACAAACTGACGATCCCTGCGATCTGTTGTTTCAGTTGTTTCAGCTCAGTATCAGCCTCTTTGAACTTTTCAAATACACCTACTGAGATCTCCGAATAGATATTGGTACCTGTCAGCTTTTCCAGCAGGGAAGCTTTCGCGTCTTTGTCCGCTTTCAGGAAGGCGGTGAAGTCGCCCTGTGCCAGTAAGACGGAGCGGGTGAACTGTTCGAAGTTCAGGCCGACCACCCTTTCTATTTCGCGCAGTGTCTCGGTTTTCTTTCCAGGCACAGGGGTATTGGTACTCAGGTTAAAGAGTTCCACGGTATCTGTCTGCAGGTTTCCATCTATCTTATTACGGGCACGTTTGACTGACCAGGTAGCCCGGTAGTTATGACCATCTATGCCGGCGAAGGAGACCTCTGCAAATCCATCCGCAGTGCCATCCCGCAGGATGCCCCTGATATCGCCCTGATTGAGCTTGTTTCCGGTTCTGTCCTGTATCTCTACGCCAGTCTCTTTCGCCTGCTGATAGCGCGGTGTTTTGGCATATAATGCCAGACACAGGGCATCGAGCAGCGTGGATTTACCTGCCCCTGTCGGGCCGGTAATGGCAAAGATCCCCGCCTTGCTGAGTGGTTCTTTTGTAAAATCTATTTCGTTGGTATCTTCGAGTGATGCCAGGTTCTTTAAACGAATGGCTAATATCTTCATGCGTTTTTACTGCTCTTTTGTAGTGATCTCCTGCAATACCTGGTTGAAAAGGCTGACCAGTTCTTCCGGTGCTTCATTGTTATAGCTGGCTTTAAAGGCCTTCTGAAATATATCCAGTGGCTTTAATTCCTGCAGCTGATCTGTGCGCATCACAGTGTCTGTTTCATTTTCTCCGGATGACAGGCGGCTTGTTTCAATCTTTGCCAGCTTTACGTGTTTGCCGGTAAGGGCGGTTTCTATCTTGTGTCTTAATGCCGGTTCGGGCCCTTCCAGCAGCACACGTACTTCCAGGTAAGGCGCGGTGTGCAGATGGTCAGTAGCCGCTGGTAACTGCAGGAGCTCTTCTAATACAGTGGCCAGTGGCTGCGGCTTAGCCGGTACGCGTAGCAGCTCGGTGGTGACCGGTATCTCCAGCAGGGCAACATTACTGAGTACGCCGCCGGTAATATCGAAAGTCACTACCTGGTGTTTGTAGTTCCTTTCTGAAAATGACATGGGCAGCGGACTACCACTGTACCGGATGTTTTCTTTCCCGCCTATTTTCTGGGCTTTGTGTATGTGTCCTAATGCGGTATAGATGATGTCGTCATGGAAGGCGCTGACAGGAACATATTCCACCCCACCCATGATCAGTCTTTCTTTATCATCGTGCTCATTCTTTTCGGCATTGAGTGTATGCAGATGTGCCATGGCGATGATGCCCTGGTCCGGTTGCTTTATGGTCAGCGCGTGCTCATAGGATTCCCTGTAGAGGGCAACCACCCCATCCACATAGGGCGTCTCGCTTTCCGCTACCGCGGGATAGTCTCCCATGCGCAGGAAAGGGATAGCCATACACCAGAGCACCGTTGCCCCTGTTCTATCCTTCACAGGGATCAGCATTTTTTCATAGTCGATCGTACCATCTTCTTTCCGCTCGATCGTACCGATAATATGAATGTCAGACGATTCCAGCAGCGGTTTAGGCGCTTCCAGCCTTGCTGCTGAGTCATGGTTACCTGCCGTGACAATGATCTGTAAACCGGGTTGTGCCTTCATGGCACTATTGAGAAAGGAATAGAATAATTTAACCGAAGTAGCGGAGGGGTTAGCTACATCAAACACGTCCCCACTGATGATCAATAACTCAATATCTTCTTTCTTAATGGTATCTGTCAGCCAGTACAGGAACTGCTGGTGTTCATATGTTCTGTCATACTGATAGAAGGTTTGTCCTATATGCCAGTCTGCAGTATGCAATATTTTCATCTGATAATTTTTGCCTTGAAAATCTACCGGTGGCTGATCGGGTCAACGGGCCGGTGACTGCAAAAATAAGTATTGTAGGGGAAAGGTGAGAGGTGTGGTGTAATGACACCTGTATTATCCCGGATCGGATGTCATGGATTTTATTTTATCTTAGTCTATATGAGGAAATATCCAATAGGCATACAGGATTTTGGCGAAATACGAAATGGACGATATTTATATATAGACAAAACGCGACTGATCTACACGCTGATAGAATCAGGCAAGTACTATTTTTTAAGTCGCCCGAGGCGATTTGGTAAATCCCTGTTACTGCCTACCATTAAGGAAATCTTTAATGGTAATAAAGAATTATTTAAAGGCCTTTGGATAGAGGAGCAGTGGAACTGGGAGCAGACACATCCCGTAATACATTAGCTGGTTCCTTTTCCGGAAACGCGCATAGCATTCCTCCCGCAATAGCAACTATGCAGTGAAACTGAGTCAAACAGACCAACATTTAGTCAGGTATTTACGACCGGTAACAAACGATCAACATAAGTCAACGCTGCTTTAATCAAGTAGCACTTCTTTCACCGTCTGCCTGCCCGGTAAGTCCTGCGCTATCACAATGATTTTGCCGCCAGCAGGCAGTGACGCCGCCTTATAACGCCATTCTATCCCATTCCAGCCCAATTCCGCTCTTCCACTCTCTTTGACCACTCCGTCCGCATCGAGTACTTTCACTTCTACTTTCGCTACGCGGAATTCATCCTTAGCCGTTACCACCACATCATTCTCTTCCAGCCTGATATTCTGTACTTCCGGAGAACGGTAGGCATCTTTTACCGCCATATTATAGGCATTCTGCCCCGGACCTGCCATTGATGCATAATATTCCTTTACCGCAGGATCTGCAATCATTACCTGGGCTAACGCTGATGCCACAAGCATTTTATGCCTCGCTTCCAGCTGTTTTTTTGTAGGTTTTTTCGTAGACGGGCCGCGTTTCTTCGCCATAATGATCTGCCCGTTCCGTTCGTAGATGGTGAGTTGTCCGCCGATAGTACCCCGGACAAGCTGCATGAGGATGTTATCCTTGATAATTGCCATAATAGTTGCTTTTGAGGTTGTACTGAACAAAGGTAAAAGGTTCGGCTAACCTACCATTGCACCGTGATATAAAAATGAAGTTTTCAGGTCACTTCAGTATCAGTAGGATATTCAAGTGACCTTTTACTGCCCTGTTAATCACCTGATGCATTGGAAT
The DNA window shown above is from Chitinophaga agri and carries:
- a CDS encoding TetR/AcrR family transcriptional regulator — its product is MPKEVLFNEETVLQRATALFWHKGYNGTSMDDLTKATGLSRSSLYNSFGDKHRLFMRCLHYYLSSQQQSLMQAVAVTSSPLKKIKIAFKYMVEVILRDEKRDGCLMVNSTAELSNVDEEVGVLALQNMEGMEHLFQQWVKEAQQQGEMSKTFTPQAIARHLFNTYSGLRISGQAKPDKRSLDDIVKVALSVLA
- a CDS encoding SDR family oxidoreductase; amino-acid sequence: MNRLENKVALITGGNSGIGFATAQLFIAEGAKVIITGRNQESIDKAVAELGTSASGIASDTGSMKDIMQLQAQVAAIHPVIDILFLNAGVAKFSPIEATTEAFFDEQFNINVKGSFFTIQQLLPILHDGGAIVLNTSINAHIGMANASVYAATKAAQLTLIRNLSAELIGRKIRVNAVSPGPVSTPLYGKLGLAADQLSATASHIQSSIPIGRFGTPEEIAKVALFLASDDSTFLLGSELIADGGMSTL
- a CDS encoding response regulator gives rise to the protein MAKHGPLLILEDDEDDREIYQSVLASLGLRNMVLFFDAGDALLKYLQETTEKPLIIIADINVPRMNGLELRRRIDMDESLRKKSIPFVFLTTIESKEIVDEVYDLTVQGYFIKRPLYEDIEKQIRIILEYWTNARHPNE
- a CDS encoding lysophospholipid acyltransferase family protein, with the protein product MYDAANSIRKPAYASHEMKLPEKIRYRRLVYEPLFAMLYFISLLPTWMLRSIQHLIYWTLCNMMRYRYDVVVQNLSRSFPKRSYRHIQAMTRAFYCHFSELLVETLQLLSITEEQHRKKVHLHNPEVLEHCHQQGRNIIIVMGHYGNWECLNILPRYVSFDVYAVYKPTPYTFLNRVLYRIRSRFGIRLLATNETARFMLSNRHRPGAYVFIADQSPVIRARCKTDFLHQPTALPTGAEQLARSTDAVVLYASVRKRSKGDGWNVYFSLITEETADVESYDITRTFAWYLEHDILHAPEYWLWTHRQWEREEC
- a CDS encoding AAA family ATPase; its protein translation is MKILAIRLKNLASLEDTNEIDFTKEPLSKAGIFAITGPTGAGKSTLLDALCLALYAKTPRYQQAKETGVEIQDRTGNKLNQGDIRGILRDGTADGFAEVSFAGIDGHNYRATWSVKRARNKIDGNLQTDTVELFNLSTNTPVPGKKTETLREIERVVGLNFEQFTRSVLLAQGDFTAFLKADKDAKASLLEKLTGTNIYSEISVGVFEKFKEADTELKQLKQQIAGIVSLSEEERTSFTEQQSTLTASIATQQQTINTLNAEINWHQLLGTLQDNRNVAAGKYTEALTAIENAADSIRTFTQVEQVQPARGPVEARRSYERELSVKEAALAEITNRIVQTTERQQQAMQALSEADTAVQEQQQAAAASQPDIERARHLDTLIGEKAQRVSLAKAAADVAEKKQQDHLKVFENKEQEITVVTATIEKLQQWQRDHLGKKDIAENDIEIRTQLSHAASLLPRQQEALREQQDNSSFIKKAQEQITALQEKVLDEQQQLSDLQKAFDTLHVAIGQMPVDALKDQQSSLIQHIREGEAAKGHWDLLLSNLQEKEHTVRLLENCQQELLEKTTVLKDKKAQLIVAQTQKDLTDKLLQQARLQIAENVEALRAQLIQDEPCPVCGSTAHPFAGGNPVEHTILLGLEEEYKKALQTYNSLQGDISTLEQLTRKLDTDGSMYEGMLARRSEQITSLEKTWMTFSLATASQTLPAESRKAWLAARVQELHDEHQQTTQQLQAYEEKRKEADQLKIQLDALQHKLTATGDSLKDRQREKSSKEEAQRHIEKQLANITESLHTMTELLAPHFNNPAWIDNWKKDPQGFDNSIRAFAVQWKEHVQAITDNTQLLREHQSALQEMSKQGPLIAAELNERIHDLNTQQTQFDTLTQERQRLLNGAAVSVFEQRLKQAMDNAVATQQAAAKELNNLREELRGYTVSREQTSADINNIHHNIAQISAAIKEWLDAYASTDGVQLSEPDLTSLLAYSAAWIDTERKTINALRTAVTTTKATLEERELQVTNHLQKRTSERGLEEVTALAGEARQTLEQLSAEKSKVDYKLWEDKKNKDTIGGLQKNIEAKTAIHENWGRLNELIGSADGKKFRQIAQEYTLDILLGYANMHLAMLTTRYKLQRIPGTLGLQILDKDMGDELRTVFSLSGGESFLVSLALALGLASLSSSKMKVESLFIDEGFGALDPDTLNVAVDALERLHNQGRKVGVISHVQEMTERIPAQIKVIRMANGKSTVEVVGG
- a CDS encoding exonuclease SbcCD subunit D gives rise to the protein MKILHTADWHIGQTFYQYDRTYEHQQFLYWLTDTIKKEDIELLIISGDVFDVANPSATSVKLFYSFLNSAMKAQPGLQIIVTAGNHDSAARLEAPKPLLESSDIHIIGTIERKEDGTIDYEKMLIPVKDRTGATVLWCMAIPFLRMGDYPAVAESETPYVDGVVALYRESYEHALTIKQPDQGIIAMAHLHTLNAEKNEHDDKERLIMGGVEYVPVSAFHDDIIYTALGHIHKAQKIGGKENIRYSGSPLPMSFSERNYKHQVVTFDITGGVLSNVALLEIPVTTELLRVPAKPQPLATVLEELLQLPAATDHLHTAPYLEVRVLLEGPEPALRHKIETALTGKHVKLAKIETSRLSSGENETDTVMRTDQLQELKPLDIFQKAFKASYNNEAPEELVSLFNQVLQEITTKEQ
- a CDS encoding AAA family ATPase, coding for MRKYPIGIQDFGEIRNGRYLYIDKTRLIYTLIESGKYYFLSRPRRFGKSLLLPTIKEIFNGNKELFKGLWIEEQWNWEQTHPVIH